AATCTGGGTACGAGCCGAGCAGGATCAATGGGGTGGACTCTTTTGCCGCCTATCAATTTGACGCCTCCCTAAAATGGGGAGTAATCGTCGCACAGTCGGTATCCGAGGTAAAGCAAGAGGTCCGTCGCCTTCAGCTAACCATTTTGGCCGTTTCCCTCGTCGGACTCGCTGCACTTGCCCTGATGCTGTATGTGTACGTACGACGAATTATCAAGCCAATTAAGGAAGCCCAACAAAAAATGTCCGCCTTTAGCCAGGGCGATCTGCTGCAAACCATGCACGTACAAAGCAATGATGAAATTCGCCAGCTGGCTGACAGCTTCAATCGAATGAGTGAACAAATCCGGACGATTATCGGTAAAATCCAGTATGTCATCTCAGACGTCAAGCAGGTAGCCGATCATGTAGGAAAAGGCTCCCGCCATTCACACGCCATGCAGTCAGAAGTCGTAACCGTAACAGAGCGGCTTGCCCAAGAAATGGACAACCAGCAGGAGCAGATCGATGATATCCACACTACGATGGCCGACATCACGAAAGAAATGTCCCGGATTACAGATTCCATGGAAAAAGCAATTGTACAAAGCCAGGAATCACGTCAGCAAAATGTAAAAGCAGCAACCTCCATCGATTTGCTAAAAGAAAATATGCACAGTATCTCAGAGGATATGAAAGCTTCTCTGCATGCCATGTCCTCCATGAGAGAAAGCATGAGCGACATCAACGAAATGCTCGGCCTGATCTCCGCCATCTCCAAGCGAACCAAGCTTTTGTCCTTCAATGCCCGAATCGAAGCTTCCAGGGCTGGACAAGCCGGAATCGGCTTCAGCGTCGTAGCAGACGAGATTCGCTTACTGTCCGACCAGACCGAAGAGGCATCGGCCCGTATTCAAAAGGTAATTGAATCAGGGGAAGAACGAATGGAGCACGTAGCCTCCTGCTTGCAAACAACCGATCATGCTACTGTAAATGGCATTCAAACCTTGCACCAGGCCGCCTCTATCTTTCACAACACGATCCAGCTCAGCGAAGCGTTGACTGCACAATTTGAATCGATCAGAATGCTCACAGGAACAATCTCGACACAGAGCCAAGCCATTTCACAGCGGGTAGACAATCTGTCTGCCTCTGCACAGCAAGTCGTATCAGGCACACAGCAAGCCGTAGCCGCCAATCAAGAAAGTCTATCCTTATCGGAGCAATTTCTCGATGACTCCCTGCGTCTGGCAGATATCGTTGAGGATTTGGAGCAAGCGATCAAATTTTTCAGAGCGGAAGACAGTCCCTCTCTCCAAAGACAATCATCATGATAAGAAAAAGCCCTCCTGCAAGCATAAGTGCTTGGGAGGGCTTTGCTTTTCTATTAACCAAAACGTCCGCTAATATAATCTTCGGTTTTTTCGTTTTCTGGTGATGTGAAGATTTTCCCTGTCTCATCCATCTCGATCAGCTCACCCATCAGGAAGAAGGCGGTTTTCTCAGAAATTCGCGCTGCCTGATGGAGGTTATGGGTAACGATCACGATTGTATATTCATCTTTTAGCTGCATGACCAGCTCTTCGATTTTCATGGTAGAGATCGGATCGAGAGCGGAAGCCGGTTCGTCCAACAGCAAAATGGTTGGCTGCATCGCAATTGCACGCGCGATACAAAGCCTTTGCTGCTGTCCACCAGAAAGCGAGAGCGCTGAGTCGCGAAGACGATCTTTTACTTCATCCCAAAGCGCTGCTTTTTGCAGGCTCGACTCAACCAATTCGTCCAAATCACGTTTATTGGTCATCCCGTGGAAACGCGGTGCAAATGCGATGTTTTCATAGATCGATTTAAAAAATGGATTCGCTCGTTGGAACACCATTCCTACCACTTGGCGCAGGCTCTCGATGTTTACTTGCGAGCTATTAATGTCGATACCATCAACAATAATGGAACCCTCTACACGACAAGAAGGAACCAGATCATTCATCCGGTTCAAGCTCCGTAGAAGCGTCGATTTCCCGCATCCGGACGGACCAATAAAGGCCGTCACGGAGTTTTTTTCAATATCCATGGATATATTTTTTACGGCGTGCTTCTCTCCGTAGTATACATTCACGTTATTCGTCTGAATGATCGTTTCTTGCATGGTCAGTACGGACATGGCTGCCACCTACCTCTTCTTAGTTTGATCCTGACGTCATCTTTTTGTAAACCCAATTCCCGAACCAACGAGCGGAAAGGTTAAAGAGCAAGACGGCAATAATCAGAACAGCAGCCGCGCCATCTGCGACATCACGTGCATCCGGTGTCAGCCCCTCGCTGTTTACCTTCCAAATATGCACGGCCAAGGTCTCGGCAGGACGGAACGGATTCAGAGGTGACGTCGTACTGTTCATCGAGAAGTCGGTGAAATCCAGATTCGGTGAAGACATCCCTGCCGTAAACAGCAAGGCAGCCGCTTCCCCAAATACACGGCCAGAAGCCAGAATGGCCCCCGTAAGGATACCCGGGAGTGCTGCTGGAAGGATGACTGACACGATGGTACGCCATTTGGTTATACCAAGCGCGAGACTCGCTTCCTTTTGACTGCGTGGTACGTTGCGCAGTGCATCCTCTGTTACACGAACTAAGAGTGGCAGGTTAAATACCGTCAGCGCAAGTGCTCCACCAAACAGGGTATAGCCCCAGCCTGTCATATTTACGAACACGAGCAATCCAAACAAACCAACTACGATAGACGGAAGGGAAGACAATACTTCTATACTCATGCGGATAAACTGTGTAATCTTGTTATCCGGCGCATATTCAGCCATATAAATACCTGCTCCGATCCCGAGCGGCAACGCGATCAGCATAGTCAGGACCAGCAAGTACAACGAGTTGAAAAGCTGTGGTCCAATCCCGCCACCCGCATTGACAATATCCGGCGCAGAGGTCAAAAAGTCGAGATTCAGCTTATGCCAGCCTTGTGAGAGAATGAAGCCCAATAATCCCACCAAGGTACCGATAATCAGTACGGCAATCAGTGTCAAAACAACAGTAGCAGCGCGGTCCATCAGTCTCGCTTTCATCTATTTCGCCAACCTCTTTCTGCCCAACAGGCGCAAAATCACGATAAAGATGAAAGACATCGCCAAGAGCAGCAAAGCCATTGACCATAGAGCATTGTTATACGGAGTTCCTTGAATCGTGTTCCCCATGTTCAATGTAATACCGCTAGTGAGCGTACTGATCGGGTCGAGCAAACCGCCTGGCAGCTTCGTTGTGTTACCGATAACCATTTGCACAGCCAAAGCTTCCCCAAAAGCGCGAGACATTCCCAAAACAATGGCCGTCAAACAGCCAGGAAGTGCGGAATGCAACACGACATTCCAAATCGTTTGCCAGCGCGTAGCACCAAGTGCGAGCGAAGCATTGCGCAAATCTTGCGGAACAGCCTCAATAGCATCTGCTGCCACACTCGTAATGGTTGGCAAAATCATCAGGGCAAGAACAAGTCCCCCTGCCAATAAGCTGAAGCCAAGAACATCAAATTGTTCGCGAATAAAAGGAACAAGTAAAGTTAGTCCGACATAACCGTAAACGACCGATGGAATACCAACCAACAGCTCGATAACCGGCTTCAACACTTTTTTCCCGAAGCCAGGAAAGATCTCTGTCATAAAAATAGCGGCACCGATTCCGAGTGGCGCGGCAATCAAAGCAGCCAGTGCCGTTACGAAAAACGAACCGAGGATAAAGGGCAACACACCATACGCAGATGGCTCACCCTCTGGGTCCCATTTGTCATGGGTTAAAAATTCTTTGAAGCTTACTCCATCGACAAAGAACGTCGACAGCCCTTTTGAAGCAATAAAATAGGTGATCGATAAAACTACAATAACGAGCAAACCCGCACAAATCATCGCGATGGTTCTGCCGGTAATATTCTCTGTTTTTTGACGCTTGTTCGTTGTCAGCATTTTTTGCGCAATCATCGATTGACGCTCTGTATTTACCCCTTCAGTACGATGGCCCATGTTCTCCCTCCTGGAAAGAAAACGACTGTACGCAAGCAAAATGAGGGGAAGGCCCCCCTACCCCTCTATTTTGCTGTTGACGATAACGCTTATTTTTGAGTTACTTTGCCTTCTGCATCACGTTCCACTTTCATGTCTGTGATTGGCAGGAAGCCCAATTCTGTAACAGTTTTCTTTTGTACATCGTCAGTCAGGATGAAGTCGAGGAATGCTTTTGCATCGCCAGTTGCTTCACCTTTGGTGTACATATGCTCGTACGCCCATACTGGATATTTGTTCGATGTAATGTTTTCTGCGTTTGCTTCCACGCCATCCAATTTCAGAGCTTTTACAGTGTCATTGAAGTAGGACAGTGCCAAGTAACCAATTGCACCTGGTGTTTCTGCAATGATTTTGCGAACAGTACCAGAGGAATCCTCTGTGATACCTTCTGCTTCTTCTTTGCCATCCAACGCGAATTTGCTGAATGTCGCGCGAGTTCCTGAAGATTTCGGACGGTTAACTAGCGTGATCTTCATATCCTCGCCGCCAACTTCTTTCCAGTTGGTGATTTTTCCAGTGAAGATGTCGATCAATTGTTGCTTAGACAAGTTGTCCACTTTTACTTGTGGGCTTACCGCTGCTGCCATTCCGACAACGGCTACTTTATGGTCTACCAGTTCGTTTGCTGGAATGCCTTTTTTCTCTTCTGCAAAAATATCGGAGTTACCAATCGTTGCTGCACCACTTGCTACTTGGCTCAAGCCCGTGCCGCTTCCTCCGCCTTGTACTTGGATTTGTGCGCCTGCATTTTTTGCCATAAAGTCTTTGGCCGCTTGCTCGACCAGAGGTTGTAAAGCGGTAGAACCCACTGCAGTGACAGGTTCACCGGAAGTTTTTGTTGTCGAACCAGAGTTGCTTTGCTCCTGAGCTGGTTTTTGCGCTGGTGCTGGTGTTTGTGTCTGCGCAGTGTTGCCGCTTCCGCACCCCGCGAGTAATGCCCCTACACATGTCAGCGCAATAAACATTTTGCTGAGTTTTTTCATTGGATGAAAATCCTCCTTAAAAGGTTCGGTTTTTTTTCTCTCTTACAAGTACAAACTATACAGCGGGAATGTTGTCGTATTATGTTGTGAATGTAAAGCTTTCTTAAAGATGCAGGGAGTCCTGTTGTAAAACGGCGCAAGCATGGCAATACTGTCCCTATTCTTTTGGTGGGGGTGTCCATGTGGAACGGCTAGCCTTGCTTTTTGTGATCATAGGTGCCTTAAACTGGGGATTAATCGGGTTATTTCAATTCGATTTAGTCGCGAGCTTGTTTGGTGGAGCGGAATCTATCGTAAGTCGAATCGTGTATACGTTGGTAGGCTTGTTTGGGGTGTATGCCATCAAGGTTCTATTTACGGATCGGGAAGAAACACCAACATAAAAAAACCTTTCTCCAGCTGTTGGGGTGAGGAGGAAACAGGAGAAAACGCTCAGCTTCTTGTCCCACCCGCTGAGGGATTCACTGCCCGCCTCCATGCAAAAAGCGAAACCGCGTCCAAAGTGGTAACTTCAGGATGTGTCTCAGAGGTGGACGCTTAAGAACGTGTTTCGCTTTTTGCATTCCGTCTCGGTCGGTGTACCAAAGATCTTCGCTTTTTTCTCCTGTTTCCTCTACGAGCTTTCAGTGTTATTCGGTTTATAAAAACCTTAAAAGAATGTAAGGATATAATCAGTCACGACAGAGAAGAATATTTCCAGACGTAGCGACTTGTGGAGTCCTTTCGAGTGGAGAAGCGATTAGCGGGCAAAAGAAACGCAACGTGCCAGAGCTACGAAGCGGATACTACTTTTGCGTTTCCCCGCTAATCGCTTCGGAGCGGACAGTCTAAACCCCCAGCAGGACGGAGCCTGGAGCCTAGACTGGAAATATTCTCCTCTCCACCGTAGCTACATAATTAGAGACCTTAGGTTGTTGTTGTAGTGCTGGGGAGGAAACAGGAGAAAACGCTCAGCTTCTTGTCCCACCCGCTGTGGGATTCACTGCCCGTCTCCATGAAAAAAAGCGAAACCCGCGTCCAAAGTCGTTCATTCAAGAGGTGTCTCAGAGGTGGACGCTAAAAGCTTGTTTCGCTTTTTTTCATTACGCCTCGGTCGGTGTACCAAAGATCTTCGCTTATTTCTCCTGTTTCCTCTACGAGCTTTCCGTGTTATTACGATTTTATAAGCCTTAAAAGAATGAAGAACGTATACAATCACGACAGAGAAGAATATTTCCAGACGTAGCGACTTGTGGAGTCCTACCGAGCGGAGAAACGATTAGCGGGCAAAAGAAACGCAACGTGCCCAAGCGACGTAGCGGCTACCACTTTTGCGTTTCCCCGCTAATCGCTTCGGAGCGGACAGTCTCACCCCCAGCAGGACGGAGCCTGGAGCCTAGACTGGAAATATTCTTCTCTCCACGACAGCCACTTTACGCGAAACACAATATCTATGAAAAAAAGGCGGCACATCCTGATAAACAGGGTGTGCCGCCTTTTTGGTGATGATTAATTGTCGCGTTTCAGTGGCTCGGTGAGATCTACGTGCCCCATCAGCGTTTCTACTTTCTTGCCATCCTCCAAGAAGACAATCTCCTTTACTTCCGAGAACTGAAAGAATGTATTCTTCAACGCATCCAAAGCCATCGTCTCGCCACTTGAACCCATGTTGAACTGATTTTTGCTATCTGCATCAATCGTCAGGGTTCCTTTATCAATTGTGATCGAATGGTATTTAAAGTTTCTCCACAGTGGAGTGTGCACGTCTGGCTTTACAGGCGTCTCCAGCAGGGCAAGTGTCTTTTTGTACTTCTCAATATCTTCTGCAAACGTGATCTCTTGCTCTTCTTTTTGCAGCTCCATCACATTATTATCCGAATAGTAAACGGTGACCATTTGCTTTTTCAGAGTCGGCTCTGTTGTCGATGGATCAGTGTTTGAACCAGATGGCTGTTCTACTGGTGTGGTTGGCTGTGATGTTTCTGTCGCGTTTTGCCCACATCCGGCCAAAAGCAGCATCACTAACGCTGCCATCCAGATCGCTCGACTTTTTTTCATCGTGAAAAGCCCCCTTACTGATAAGACTCGTAGTATTCACGAATAGCCGCAACAATGGCTTTCGCGATTTTATCTTGGAATGCCGGATTCGTCAGCTGTGCGTTCTCCTGTGGATTGGAGAGGAAGCCTGTTTCGGTCAATACAGCAGGCATTTTCGTGTTTTTGATCACATAAAAGCCGCTCTTCTTGAAGCCTCGATCCGGGAACTGCGTTGCCCCACGCAAATATTTATGTACCACTTGGGCAAAGTCTTTACTGTTTTCATTATAATAGAAAGTTTCTGTTCCTGCAGCCGTCGGTTTCTCGAATGCGTTGGCATGAATAGATAAGAACAAGTCGGCATCTAACTCATTGGCAACAGCGGCACGCTCTGACAGTTCATAAAACACATCTGTTGTGCGTACAGGAACGACTTGAAACTCTGGATATTGCTTCAGTAAAGCCACAATCTTATTGGAGACAGCCAAATTGTAATCTTTTTCATTGTTGCCAGCGGAGCCCTTCGTGCCTGGGTCTTTTCCGCCATGACCGGCATCAACGACGATCAAGTAGCCTGTTTTCTTCGGTTTTGGCGTCAATTTTACTTCGATACCGTCTTTCGTGTAAGCCAGCTCATAGGTGCTCTTTTGGTTCAGCTCAATGACGACGCGAACCGTTTCAGGGGATGCACTGTATTGGCTGTAACGCAGGTTAGCGATGAGAGGTTCTTCTTTCGCTTGTTCTGCCTGCTTCTGTTCGTCAGAATCTGAATCTCTGTCTTGGTCTTCATGATCAGCGGAGGCCGTTCCCTCGGATTCGCCTACGCTATCGTTCTTCTCGTCTTGACGCTTTAGATCTCCGATTAAATCGTCATCCAATGCGGTTTGTGGGAGATCCAAGACGATCCGGTGTGGACCTGTCATCACAAAGGACTGCGGAATTACAGGTATGGTCGTTTCAATACGAACACGGGCGCCGTCTTCCGATACACCTTTCAAAATATTGAGCCGATCGATCTTAACCTGATTATTTTTCTTGTCCCACGCAAATGACCCTCCAAGCTCGTCCTCCAACTGACGTAGTGGAAGGACCAACTGATCATCAATCATCATCCCGCGCTCAGGTCTTTTCCACGTAAAGCCTTTTTGTCCCACTTGCTCAGCTACAGCTTCTGCGGACGCGTACACCGAGTCTTCCACTTGATACAGCTTGATCGGCTGGGTTGTCACCTTGCCGTTTAGCTTGACTTGTGGTGTTTCGTTGGCAATGACAGTTCGTGTACTGTTGTCCCACCCGACTGTAACACCAAGCGACTCCCCGACAAAACGCAGTGGTAGCAGCATACGCTTTTGTGAAATAACAGGCGGCGTATCGAGCTTCACTTGTTTGCCGTTCAATACTGCTGTACGGGAGTCAAGCGTAAGGGAGAGCTGCTGTGTGCCTTTGGTAATGACTGCTGTTCGAGTGGCGTCATTCCAATCCACTTTTGCACCTAGCCCTTCGGCGATGACACGAACGGGAACCAACGTGCGTCCATTCTTGATGACTGTCGGCACTTCAGCATTTACTGCTTGTCCACCAATCATGAGATTGACAGCTTCCTCTGAGGCACTGCTTGCTGCAACCGCCCAACCGGGGATTAGCAGCAGGACCAGTAGCGCAAAAAGCAGAGGGTAAAATCGTCTCTTCATCCTGACCTCCTCCGTGATGTCTGTTTTCTTCGTTATGTGGCGTCAGCCAATGTGCAACGTTCACCATTCTATTAGACGCTAGATGATCTGTAAAGTTTATAGTCTTTTGGTACCAAAATGAAAAGACCGCCTCCGCAAGCCCCGCGAGACAGTCTTTGCAACTGAGCATTTGTTACCGAAAAAATCCCCTTCTCTCTTGCCTACTTACTTGTTGAATCGGTTTTTTTATCATGTTCAAGCCCCCGTTAGCAAGAAATTGCTGGATCAGCGAAATCACAGCTGGATTCGACAGTACCTTAATGGAGTCGGCTACCTTGGGGTTTTTCAATTGGGGAATAGCGTCGCCTAGATGCGGTAAAAGCGGCAGTAAATCTTCGATAGAAATGGCAGGCTTTTGTGGCGGGGGTACAGCTTCCACTTGGGCGGTATTCCGTCGTCCTCCAAACAGCAGACCTCGCCGTTCTCCTGTACTTCTTGGAGGTGCTTGTTTGAGACGCGCCAGTGAATTCTTCATATCCTGTAGCTCCTGCCGCACCTGATTCATTTCTCTCATCATTTTTTCATTGCTTGTATGCTGCGCATCCGCAAGTTTGTTGATCGATTCTAGCAAATGATTCTTGGGGACAACCTGCTTCTTTTTCGCTTTCATCTTCTCAACGATAATCCCACCTCCCTCCTCACTCTACCCCCTTATCTAAAACGTTTTTTTATATTTTCCAAATCCTTTGCAGTGACACCTTTTTTCGAAAGCTTATTCAACAGACTTCCGACATTTTCTGTTTTCTGCATCTGACGAAACTGCGCAGCATAACTGTTAACCTCTTGCTCGGTCAATTTTTTCCCTGACTTTCTGGCCATTTCACGGATGACTTCCTTAATTCCCGCATCTGTCCTCAGCTTTTCCTTAGGAATGGATTTAACAATGTTGAGCAAAGAACCAATATCCATCAAAATCCCCCCTAGTTGCAGTTAGTTCCTTTTTACTCTATGTAGCCAAGGACGTAATGGATTGGTCATTTGTCCATGAGACTAAAAAAAAGAAGAGGACACGAAAAGTGCCCTCTTCTCCTGCATTTTTATTTTTTGGTGAGGTCAGCATATTTGAAATCGATAGCACCCAGACCATCGATTACAACGTCTTTCAAATTCTCGTTCTGAACCCAAGAGTTCACGTAGAAGTAGATTGGCATAATCGGCATTTCGTCCATCAGGATTTGCTCAGCCTCCATGAGAATTGCTTTTCGCTTCTCTGGGTCTTGCTCCAGAGCGGATTGGTTCAGGAGCTCTTTGTACTTTGAATTTCCCCAACGTGTATCGTTGTTTCCGCCGTCTTTTTCCTGGAACATTTCCAAGAAATTGATGGGATCATTGATGTCACCGAACCAGCCTCCACGAGCGATTTGATAATTACCTTCGTGTACGTCGTCTAAGAACACCTTCCACTCTTTATTTTCGAGCTTGATATCTACACCGAGGTTTTTCTTCCACTGATCCTGTATTTCTTCTGCGATCTTTTTATGACCTTCGGATGTGTTGTAGCTGAGTGTGATTGGCGGGAGTTTGGAGATACCCTCTTCCTTCATACCTTCTACCAGTAATTTCTTTGCGGCTTCCAGGTCATTGTCTTTGAAGTATCCGTCTTTGTTTAACGCCGTGCTCGGTGGTACATAGCCTGTTGCTGGCACTTGACCCGCTTGCAGGATATTGGAGGTGATGCTTTCACGATTAATGGCATACGCGAACGCCTTACGAATTTTTGCGTTGGTAAACGGTGCTTGCTCTGTATTGAAACGGTAGAAGTAGGCACCAGCGATTGGCTGTGTCTTCAAGAAGCCGCCTTCCCTCAAAATCGGAAGTGCGTCGATTGGCAGAGCGTTCATTGGCGCACCCGCCCAATCCAGTTCGTCGTTATCAAACAAGGACAACTCCGTATTCTCATCCTCTATCATGATGAATTCGATCTTATCCAAGTTTACATTGGCTTTATCCCAGTACTTCTCGTTCTTTACGACATTCAGATTGCTCTTGTGTTCCCATGTTTCCATTTTGAATGGTCCGTTGCCAACAACCGTCTTTGCCTCGTCAGCCCATTTTTCATTGCCTTCGACTACCTTCTTGTTCACCGGGAAATATGTTTTGAAAGCAACGAGCTCCAAGAAAAATGGCGTCGGGTTTGTCAGTTCCACTTTTAGCGTCTTATCGTCAATTGCCTTTACGCCAACGTCCCCTGCCTTGCCGATCCCTTTGTTGAAGTCTTCTGCACCTTTCACATAATACAACTGGTAGGCGTAGTTGGAAGCTTCCTTTGGATCGAGCGCACGTTTCCAAGCATATTCAAAGTCATGTGCCGTTACTTGATCGCCGTTGCTCCATTTTGCTTCACGAATCTTGAATATATAGGTTTTCCCATCCTCAGAAACCGTATAGCTCTCTGCCGCGGCTGGGTGCACCTTTCCGTCTTTTCCGAGACGGGTCAGACCTTCGAATATAGCAGTGATGATCGTGTTAGAGCTAGTATCCTCTGCAATTCCTGGGTCTGCTGTAGGCGGCTCCGATTGCAGATTCACTCTTAATACCTTAGGCTCAGCTGCTTGGATAGCGCCTTCGTACCCTGTCATTATTCCACCGAAAACAAGGACTGAACTCAA
The window above is part of the Brevibacillus antibioticus genome. Proteins encoded here:
- a CDS encoding peptide ABC transporter substrate-binding protein, translated to MKKSVFLALSSVLVFGGIMTGYEGAIQAAEPKVLRVNLQSEPPTADPGIAEDTSSNTIITAIFEGLTRLGKDGKVHPAAAESYTVSEDGKTYIFKIREAKWSNGDQVTAHDFEYAWKRALDPKEASNYAYQLYYVKGAEDFNKGIGKAGDVGVKAIDDKTLKVELTNPTPFFLELVAFKTYFPVNKKVVEGNEKWADEAKTVVGNGPFKMETWEHKSNLNVVKNEKYWDKANVNLDKIEFIMIEDENTELSLFDNDELDWAGAPMNALPIDALPILREGGFLKTQPIAGAYFYRFNTEQAPFTNAKIRKAFAYAINRESITSNILQAGQVPATGYVPPSTALNKDGYFKDNDLEAAKKLLVEGMKEEGISKLPPITLSYNTSEGHKKIAEEIQDQWKKNLGVDIKLENKEWKVFLDDVHEGNYQIARGGWFGDINDPINFLEMFQEKDGGNNDTRWGNSKYKELLNQSALEQDPEKRKAILMEAEQILMDEMPIMPIYFYVNSWVQNENLKDVVIDGLGAIDFKYADLTKK
- a CDS encoding GerMN domain-containing protein: MKKSRAIWMAALVMLLLAGCGQNATETSQPTTPVEQPSGSNTDPSTTEPTLKKQMVTVYYSDNNVMELQKEEQEITFAEDIEKYKKTLALLETPVKPDVHTPLWRNFKYHSITIDKGTLTIDADSKNQFNMGSSGETMALDALKNTFFQFSEVKEIVFLEDGKKVETLMGHVDLTEPLKRDN
- the pstB gene encoding phosphate ABC transporter ATP-binding protein PstB, translated to MSVLTMQETIIQTNNVNVYYGEKHAVKNISMDIEKNSVTAFIGPSGCGKSTLLRSLNRMNDLVPSCRVEGSIIVDGIDINSSQVNIESLRQVVGMVFQRANPFFKSIYENIAFAPRFHGMTNKRDLDELVESSLQKAALWDEVKDRLRDSALSLSGGQQQRLCIARAIAMQPTILLLDEPASALDPISTMKIEELVMQLKDEYTIVIVTHNLHQAARISEKTAFFLMGELIEMDETGKIFTSPENEKTEDYISGRFG
- the pstC gene encoding phosphate ABC transporter permease subunit PstC — protein: MGHRTEGVNTERQSMIAQKMLTTNKRQKTENITGRTIAMICAGLLVIVVLSITYFIASKGLSTFFVDGVSFKEFLTHDKWDPEGEPSAYGVLPFILGSFFVTALAALIAAPLGIGAAIFMTEIFPGFGKKVLKPVIELLVGIPSVVYGYVGLTLLVPFIREQFDVLGFSLLAGGLVLALMILPTITSVAADAIEAVPQDLRNASLALGATRWQTIWNVVLHSALPGCLTAIVLGMSRAFGEALAVQMVIGNTTKLPGGLLDPISTLTSGITLNMGNTIQGTPYNNALWSMALLLLAMSFIFIVILRLLGRKRLAK
- a CDS encoding DUF378 domain-containing protein; this encodes MERLALLFVIIGALNWGLIGLFQFDLVASLFGGAESIVSRIVYTLVGLFGVYAIKVLFTDREETPT
- a CDS encoding N-acetylmuramoyl-L-alanine amidase family protein; translated protein: MKRRFYPLLFALLVLLLIPGWAVAASSASEEAVNLMIGGQAVNAEVPTVIKNGRTLVPVRVIAEGLGAKVDWNDATRTAVITKGTQQLSLTLDSRTAVLNGKQVKLDTPPVISQKRMLLPLRFVGESLGVTVGWDNSTRTVIANETPQVKLNGKVTTQPIKLYQVEDSVYASAEAVAEQVGQKGFTWKRPERGMMIDDQLVLPLRQLEDELGGSFAWDKKNNQVKIDRLNILKGVSEDGARVRIETTIPVIPQSFVMTGPHRIVLDLPQTALDDDLIGDLKRQDEKNDSVGESEGTASADHEDQDRDSDSDEQKQAEQAKEEPLIANLRYSQYSASPETVRVVIELNQKSTYELAYTKDGIEVKLTPKPKKTGYLIVVDAGHGGKDPGTKGSAGNNEKDYNLAVSNKIVALLKQYPEFQVVPVRTTDVFYELSERAAVANELDADLFLSIHANAFEKPTAAGTETFYYNENSKDFAQVVHKYLRGATQFPDRGFKKSGFYVIKNTKMPAVLTETGFLSNPQENAQLTNPAFQDKIAKAIVAAIREYYESYQ
- the pstA gene encoding phosphate ABC transporter permease PstA yields the protein MKARLMDRAATVVLTLIAVLIIGTLVGLLGFILSQGWHKLNLDFLTSAPDIVNAGGGIGPQLFNSLYLLVLTMLIALPLGIGAGIYMAEYAPDNKITQFIRMSIEVLSSLPSIVVGLFGLLVFVNMTGWGYTLFGGALALTVFNLPLLVRVTEDALRNVPRSQKEASLALGITKWRTIVSVILPAALPGILTGAILASGRVFGEAAALLFTAGMSSPNLDFTDFSMNSTTSPLNPFRPAETLAVHIWKVNSEGLTPDARDVADGAAAVLIIAVLLFNLSARWFGNWVYKKMTSGSN
- a CDS encoding methyl-accepting chemotaxis protein, translated to MPDIRKQWGHSSFHYRSIFTRLFAGIMGMVVCMMAIAAFFISYQSEATLNEKTKQQLHEASGAALQKVHSRVYDIVTALQSFASTYKNSKVTNNQIFGIFTDLSTSNPTISELQIVTTDGKYLTFPGSPLDSSYDPRKMDWYEGALNQPQQGIFVSDVFQFSETEFPKIAVSLPLRNEDEEPVGVVVAFVSVPKLSESIGQIKLGETGYAMIVDQQGKLVAHPDQSYALQRPLLTDLAIVQNVMAGQSGYEPSRINGVDSFAAYQFDASLKWGVIVAQSVSEVKQEVRRLQLTILAVSLVGLAALALMLYVYVRRIIKPIKEAQQKMSAFSQGDLLQTMHVQSNDEIRQLADSFNRMSEQIRTIIGKIQYVISDVKQVADHVGKGSRHSHAMQSEVVTVTERLAQEMDNQQEQIDDIHTTMADITKEMSRITDSMEKAIVQSQESRQQNVKAATSIDLLKENMHSISEDMKASLHAMSSMRESMSDINEMLGLISAISKRTKLLSFNARIEASRAGQAGIGFSVVADEIRLLSDQTEEASARIQKVIESGEERMEHVASCLQTTDHATVNGIQTLHQAASIFHNTIQLSEALTAQFESIRMLTGTISTQSQAISQRVDNLSASAQQVVSGTQQAVAANQESLSLSEQFLDDSLRLADIVEDLEQAIKFFRAEDSPSLQRQSS
- a CDS encoding phosphate ABC transporter substrate-binding protein PstS family protein; this translates as MKKLSKMFIALTCVGALLAGCGSGNTAQTQTPAPAQKPAQEQSNSGSTTKTSGEPVTAVGSTALQPLVEQAAKDFMAKNAGAQIQVQGGGSGTGLSQVASGAATIGNSDIFAEEKKGIPANELVDHKVAVVGMAAAVSPQVKVDNLSKQQLIDIFTGKITNWKEVGGEDMKITLVNRPKSSGTRATFSKFALDGKEEAEGITEDSSGTVRKIIAETPGAIGYLALSYFNDTVKALKLDGVEANAENITSNKYPVWAYEHMYTKGEATGDAKAFLDFILTDDVQKKTVTELGFLPITDMKVERDAEGKVTQK